A window from Pseudomonas campi encodes these proteins:
- a CDS encoding sensor domain-containing diguanylate cyclase — protein MKLPNLDWVNQDSPYLRQHRAGFRLLSFDDELEQAFSRYHITAILVRMRWALLVAMLLMLLFAVLDAVSLPESVRNRTLAIRLSVIVPTLLIAWLATYQRRLRPYLQIIVGGAALAGGLGVAGIIWVARAHDFPLPYEGIILVTVFFYFLPGLRFVTAALCGWLTFFAYLLVEVLSGLPGELLLYNAVFLASANLIGCFGCYFLEYASRQNFLAQGLLQDMAEKDFLTGLLNRRAFSERAERTWRQAQRERQALALVMMDVDYFKRYNDHYGHAAGDEALRAVGQVIGRQARRPLEMTARYGGEEFVGLWYGIEESQVMQILEDIRSEIEALALPHVQSEATGVVTISIGLAYLLPQPHQDLEDALRLADVALYLAKEQGRNRVVSKRPGCPA, from the coding sequence ATGAAGTTGCCCAATCTGGACTGGGTCAACCAGGATTCCCCCTACCTGCGCCAGCACCGCGCCGGCTTCCGCTTGCTCAGTTTTGACGATGAGTTGGAGCAGGCCTTCAGCCGTTACCACATCACCGCGATTCTCGTGCGCATGCGCTGGGCACTGCTGGTGGCGATGTTGCTGATGTTGCTGTTCGCGGTGCTGGATGCCGTCAGCCTGCCGGAGAGCGTGCGCAACCGGACCCTGGCCATACGCCTTAGCGTGATTGTGCCGACGCTGCTGATCGCCTGGCTGGCCACCTACCAGCGCCGCTTGCGTCCCTATTTGCAGATAATTGTCGGAGGCGCGGCGCTGGCCGGCGGCCTGGGTGTCGCCGGCATTATCTGGGTCGCTCGCGCCCATGATTTTCCGTTGCCCTACGAGGGCATCATCCTGGTCACGGTGTTCTTCTACTTTCTTCCCGGCTTGCGCTTCGTCACCGCTGCGCTATGCGGCTGGTTGACCTTTTTCGCCTATTTGCTGGTCGAGGTCCTCAGCGGTCTGCCCGGCGAGCTGCTGCTGTACAACGCGGTATTTCTCGCCAGCGCCAACCTGATCGGCTGTTTTGGCTGTTACTTTCTCGAATACGCCAGCCGGCAGAACTTCCTCGCCCAGGGCTTGCTGCAGGATATGGCGGAGAAGGATTTCCTCACCGGCCTGCTCAATCGCCGCGCCTTCAGCGAGCGTGCCGAGCGCACCTGGCGTCAGGCTCAGCGTGAGCGGCAGGCGTTGGCCCTGGTGATGATGGATGTCGACTACTTCAAGCGTTACAACGATCACTATGGCCACGCCGCTGGCGACGAGGCGTTGCGTGCGGTGGGCCAGGTGATCGGTCGGCAGGCGCGGCGCCCACTGGAGATGACGGCGCGCTACGGTGGTGAGGAGTTCGTCGGCCTCTGGTATGGCATCGAGGAGTCCCAGGTCATGCAGATCCTCGAAGACATCCGCAGCGAGATCGAGGCACTGGCGCTGCCCCATGTGCAGTCGGAGGCGACCGGTGTGGTGACCATCAGCATCGGCCTGGCCTATCTGCTGCCGCAACCGCACCAGGATCTGGAAGATGCCCTGCGCCTGGCCGACGTGGCGCTGTACCTGGCCAAGGAGCAGGGGCGTAACCGGGTAGTGAGCAAGCGGCCGGGCTGTCCGGCATGA
- a CDS encoding dihydrofolate reductase: MKTTLPLCLIAALADNRVIGRDNQLPWHLPADLKHFKAKTLGKPIIMGRKTWDSLGRPLPGRLNLVVSRQAGLALEGAEVFSSLDAAIVRADQWAREQGVDELMLIGGAQLYEQGLAQAERLYLTRVALQPDGDAWFPAYDEAAWQCIEREPQAAVEPAPAHCFETWQRR, from the coding sequence ATGAAAACGACCCTGCCCCTCTGCCTGATCGCCGCCCTCGCCGACAACCGCGTGATCGGTCGCGACAACCAACTGCCCTGGCACCTGCCGGCGGACCTCAAACACTTCAAGGCCAAGACCCTCGGCAAGCCGATCATCATGGGCCGCAAGACCTGGGACTCGCTGGGTCGCCCGCTGCCCGGTCGGCTCAACCTGGTGGTCAGTCGCCAAGCCGGGCTGGCACTGGAGGGCGCGGAAGTCTTCTCGTCGCTGGACGCTGCCATTGTGCGCGCCGATCAGTGGGCGCGCGAACAGGGCGTCGACGAGCTGATGCTGATTGGCGGCGCCCAGCTTTACGAGCAGGGCCTGGCCCAGGCCGAGCGCCTGTACCTGACCCGCGTGGCGCTGCAGCCGGACGGCGATGCCTGGTTCCCGGCCTACGACGAAGCGGCCTGGCAGTGCATCGAGCGCGAGCCGCAGGCGGCCGTCGAGCCGGCGCCGGCGCACTGCTTCGAGACCTGGCAGCGCCGCTGA
- a CDS encoding YitT family protein — MTEHIPDHADTEQVAEIFVRHPLWEDALALLFGTAMVALGIAFYSHAGLLTGGTVGLAFLLKYLAGWPFGLVFFLLNLPFYALALWRMGWQFTLRTACAVALVSLLAELTPRWVVFAELNQLYAAVFGGFAMGLGLLMLFRHRASLGGVNILALFLQERFGLRAGAVQMGVDATIVLASIFVVAPDKVALSVLGAVALNMVLAINHRADRYMGVS; from the coding sequence ATGACTGAGCACATCCCGGATCACGCGGACACCGAACAGGTCGCCGAGATCTTCGTCCGCCATCCGCTTTGGGAGGATGCCTTGGCGCTGCTCTTCGGCACCGCCATGGTCGCCCTGGGCATCGCCTTCTACAGCCATGCCGGGCTGCTCACCGGCGGCACGGTGGGCCTGGCCTTCCTACTCAAGTACCTGGCCGGCTGGCCGTTCGGCCTGGTGTTCTTCCTGCTCAACCTGCCGTTCTATGCCCTGGCGCTGTGGCGCATGGGCTGGCAGTTCACCCTGCGCACCGCCTGCGCCGTGGCGCTGGTGTCGCTGCTCGCCGAGCTGACCCCACGCTGGGTGGTGTTTGCCGAGCTGAACCAGCTCTACGCCGCGGTATTCGGCGGCTTCGCCATGGGCCTGGGCCTGCTCATGCTGTTTCGCCACCGCGCCAGCCTGGGCGGGGTGAACATCCTCGCGCTGTTTCTCCAGGAGCGCTTCGGCCTGCGCGCCGGTGCCGTGCAGATGGGCGTCGATGCGACCATCGTGCTGGCGTCGATCTTCGTCGTGGCGCCAGACAAGGTCGCTCTCTCGGTGCTCGGCGCGGTGGCGCTGAACATGGTGCTGGCGATCAATCACCGTGCCGATCGCTATATGGGCGTGAGCTGA
- a CDS encoding metallophosphoesterase family protein: MKIGLISDTHGLLRPEALAALQGCDQLIHAGDIGKPQILDTLRELAPLTVVRGNNDKDDTWAAAIPGSVVLRSAGVGIYVSHELADVPEPLPADIQVVVTGHSHKPLQQVRHGVLYINPGSAGPRRFKLPISVGLLHIDAGAVRGELIELG, translated from the coding sequence ATGAAGATCGGCCTGATCTCCGACACCCACGGCCTGCTGCGCCCCGAGGCCCTGGCGGCTTTGCAGGGCTGCGACCAGCTGATCCATGCCGGCGATATCGGCAAGCCGCAGATTCTCGACACCCTGCGCGAGCTGGCGCCGCTGACCGTGGTGCGCGGCAACAACGATAAGGACGACACCTGGGCCGCCGCCATTCCCGGCAGCGTCGTGCTGCGCAGCGCTGGTGTGGGCATCTACGTCAGCCATGAGCTGGCCGATGTGCCGGAGCCATTGCCCGCCGATATCCAGGTGGTGGTCACCGGCCACTCGCACAAGCCGCTGCAGCAAGTGCGCCACGGCGTGCTCTACATCAACCCGGGCAGTGCCGGGCCACGGCGGTTCAAGCTGCCGATCAGCGTCGGCCTGCTGCATATCGACGCTGGTGCAGTGCGCGGCGAGTTGATCGAGCTGGGCTGA
- the ilvD gene encoding dihydroxy-acid dehydratase yields MPDYRSKTSTHGRNMAGARALWRATGMKDEDFKKPIIAIANSFTQFVPGHVHLKDLGQLVAREIEKAGGVAKEFNTIAVDDGIAMGHDGMLYSLPSREIIADSVEYMVNAHCADAIVCISNCDKITPGMLMAALRLNIPVIFVSGGPMEAGKTKLASHGLDLVDAMVIAADESASDEKVAEYERSACPTCGSCSGMFTANSMNCLTEALGLALPGNGSTLATHSDREQLFLQAGRTIVELCKRYYGENDESVLPRNIANFKAFENAMMLDIAMGGSTNTILHLLAAAQEAEIDFDLRDIDRLSRVVPQLCKVAPNIQKYHMEDVHRAGGIFSILGSLARGGLLHTELPTVHSKSMAEAIAKWDITQTDDEAVHTFFKAGPAGIPTQTAFSQSTRWDTLDDDRENGCIRSVEHAYSKEGGLAVLYGNIALDGCVVKTAGVDESIHVFEGSAKIFESQDSAVRGILADEVQAGDIVIIRYEGPKGGPGMQEMLYPTSYLKSKGLGKACALLTDGRFSGGTSGLSIGHASPEAAAGGAIGLVREGDKILINIHERTINLLVSDEEISHRRHEQDKKGWKPVEQRPRKVTTALKAYALLATSADKGAVRDKALLEKLVQ; encoded by the coding sequence ATGCCCGATTACCGCTCGAAGACCTCCACCCACGGCCGCAACATGGCCGGCGCCCGCGCCCTGTGGCGCGCCACCGGGATGAAGGACGAAGACTTCAAGAAGCCGATCATCGCCATCGCCAACTCCTTCACCCAGTTCGTGCCCGGCCACGTGCACCTGAAGGACCTCGGCCAACTGGTCGCCCGCGAGATCGAAAAGGCCGGCGGCGTGGCTAAAGAGTTCAACACCATTGCCGTCGACGACGGCATCGCCATGGGCCACGACGGCATGCTCTATTCGCTGCCGAGCCGCGAGATCATCGCCGACTCCGTCGAATACATGGTCAACGCCCACTGCGCCGACGCCATCGTCTGCATCAGCAACTGCGACAAGATCACCCCCGGCATGCTGATGGCCGCCCTGCGCCTGAACATCCCGGTGATCTTCGTCTCCGGCGGGCCGATGGAAGCCGGCAAGACCAAGCTGGCCAGCCACGGCCTGGACCTGGTCGATGCCATGGTCATCGCCGCCGACGAAAGCGCCAGCGACGAGAAAGTCGCCGAGTACGAGCGCAGCGCCTGCCCAACCTGCGGCAGCTGCTCCGGCATGTTCACCGCCAATTCGATGAACTGTCTGACCGAAGCCCTGGGCCTGGCCCTGCCGGGTAACGGTTCGACCCTGGCCACCCACAGCGACCGCGAGCAGCTGTTCCTGCAGGCCGGCCGCACCATCGTCGAGCTGTGCAAGCGTTACTACGGCGAGAACGACGAGTCGGTGCTGCCGCGCAACATCGCCAACTTCAAGGCGTTCGAGAACGCCATGATGCTGGACATCGCCATGGGCGGTTCGACCAACACCATCCTCCACCTGCTGGCCGCCGCCCAGGAAGCCGAGATCGATTTCGACCTGCGCGACATCGACCGCCTGTCCCGCGTCGTGCCGCAGCTGTGCAAGGTGGCGCCGAACATCCAGAAGTACCATATGGAAGACGTGCACCGCGCCGGCGGCATCTTCTCCATCCTCGGTTCGCTGGCCCGTGGCGGCCTGCTGCACACCGAGCTGCCGACCGTGCACAGCAAGAGCATGGCCGAAGCCATCGCCAAGTGGGATATCACCCAAACCGACGACGAGGCCGTGCACACCTTCTTCAAGGCCGGCCCGGCCGGCATCCCGACGCAGACCGCGTTCAGCCAGTCGACCCGTTGGGACACCCTGGATGACGACCGCGAGAACGGCTGCATCCGCAGCGTCGAGCATGCCTACTCGAAAGAGGGCGGCCTGGCCGTGCTGTACGGCAATATCGCCCTCGACGGCTGCGTGGTGAAAACCGCCGGTGTCGACGAGTCGATCCACGTGTTCGAAGGCAGCGCGAAGATCTTCGAGAGCCAGGACAGTGCCGTGCGCGGCATCCTCGCCGACGAAGTGCAGGCCGGTGACATCGTGATCATCCGTTACGAAGGCCCTAAAGGCGGCCCGGGCATGCAGGAAATGCTCTATCCGACCTCGTACCTGAAGTCCAAGGGACTGGGCAAAGCTTGCGCCCTGCTCACCGACGGTCGCTTCTCCGGCGGCACCTCGGGCCTGTCGATCGGCCACGCCTCCCCGGAAGCGGCTGCCGGCGGCGCCATCGGCCTGGTGCGCGAAGGCGACAAGATCCTCATCAACATCCACGAGCGCACCATCAACCTGCTGGTCAGCGACGAGGAAATTTCCCATCGCCGTCACGAGCAGGACAAGAAGGGCTGGAAGCCGGTGGAACAGCGTCCGCGCAAAGTCACCACCGCGCTCAAGGCCTACGCCCTGCTCGCCACCAGCGCCGACAAGGGCGCGGTGCGCGACAAGGCGCTGCTGGAAAAGCTGGTGCAGTAA
- a CDS encoding DUF4153 domain-containing protein has product MSAAPTRSLPFYLAIGLCQGLLLWWGLTLGDSAHWLTSLAGALITLGLVGGLGLQLLGGHSRDRGALALLIGLALLMAAISGWVFWQTRALGEGRSDDSRLLLSWSVGAQVLGYIAIAFILSWPTREQGRLRYEDLFRHAWNNVFILLLAQFLVGLFCLLLILWAGLFAMLGIDLFGELFTSPGFMAISTLLVFAVGVRMGCESERVIGLLRGILLVLCRFLLPLSALIAVLFTLALPFTGLQAIWETGHSTAILLCLIFINLLLLNGVFQDGSETPWYPRLLRRLVEASVLCMLVLAVLAGYSTYLRIAQYGVTPQRFYAALLVLVALLHSVALLWALRPRQPVWLGSLRRSNPPLALLVCVLLVLAHSPWLNALDVSARSQVQRLLAGKISAQDSALAYLRHELGRPGVQQFDGLKARLQAGELLEAAARAALLARMDELVEQGAYGAAAVDPQAMPAETLDWIGPAEDEAQRVVDKQTLQDECDHAGCLLWAVDMDADGRNEVLLLPTEHYGSELLFFARNERDEWQVAGRFEQAYSSEDLIEAARQGSVTLVKPRYQSLQVGGALYVPQPPEYQ; this is encoded by the coding sequence ATGAGCGCTGCCCCCACTCGTTCACTTCCCTTTTATCTGGCCATCGGCCTGTGCCAGGGCCTGTTGCTCTGGTGGGGCCTGACCCTGGGCGACTCGGCGCACTGGCTGACCAGCCTGGCGGGTGCACTGATCACCCTGGGCCTGGTCGGCGGGCTGGGCCTGCAGCTGCTCGGCGGGCACAGCCGTGATCGCGGCGCCCTGGCGTTGCTGATTGGGCTTGCGCTGTTGATGGCGGCCATCAGTGGCTGGGTGTTCTGGCAGACCAGAGCCCTCGGCGAGGGGCGCTCCGACGATTCCCGGTTGTTGCTCAGCTGGAGCGTCGGGGCGCAGGTGCTGGGCTATATCGCCATTGCCTTCATTCTCAGCTGGCCGACCCGCGAGCAGGGGCGCCTGCGCTACGAGGATCTGTTCCGGCATGCCTGGAACAACGTGTTCATCCTGCTCCTGGCGCAGTTCCTGGTCGGCCTGTTCTGCCTGTTACTGATCCTCTGGGCCGGCCTGTTCGCCATGCTCGGCATCGATCTGTTTGGCGAACTGTTCACCTCGCCAGGCTTTATGGCTATCAGCACGCTGCTGGTGTTCGCCGTGGGCGTGCGCATGGGTTGTGAAAGCGAACGAGTGATCGGCCTGTTGCGCGGCATCCTGCTGGTCCTGTGCCGTTTCCTGTTGCCGCTGAGTGCATTGATCGCTGTGCTGTTCACACTGGCGCTGCCGTTCACCGGCTTGCAGGCGATCTGGGAGACCGGGCATTCGACGGCGATCCTGCTGTGCCTGATTTTCATCAACCTGCTGTTGCTCAATGGCGTGTTCCAGGACGGCAGCGAGACACCCTGGTATCCGCGCCTGCTGCGCCGTCTGGTGGAAGCCAGCGTGCTGTGCATGCTGGTGCTGGCCGTGCTGGCCGGTTATTCGACCTACCTGCGCATTGCCCAGTACGGGGTCACGCCGCAGCGTTTCTATGCCGCCCTGCTGGTGCTGGTGGCGCTGCTGCATAGTGTGGCTCTGCTGTGGGCATTGCGTCCGCGCCAGCCGGTCTGGCTGGGCAGCCTGCGCCGTAGCAACCCGCCGCTGGCGCTGCTGGTCTGTGTCCTGCTGGTACTGGCGCACAGCCCCTGGCTGAATGCGCTGGATGTCAGCGCGCGCAGCCAGGTGCAGCGGCTGCTGGCAGGCAAGATCAGTGCGCAAGACAGCGCGCTGGCCTATCTGCGCCATGAGCTGGGGCGCCCCGGTGTGCAGCAATTCGATGGGTTGAAGGCCCGTCTGCAGGCTGGCGAGCTGCTCGAGGCAGCGGCCCGCGCTGCGTTATTGGCACGCATGGACGAGCTGGTCGAGCAAGGGGCTTATGGCGCGGCGGCTGTCGATCCGCAGGCCATGCCGGCAGAGACCCTGGACTGGATCGGCCCGGCTGAGGACGAGGCGCAGCGGGTGGTGGATAAGCAGACGCTGCAGGATGAATGCGACCATGCCGGCTGCCTGCTGTGGGCCGTGGACATGGATGCCGACGGGCGCAATGAGGTGTTGCTGCTACCGACCGAGCACTATGGCAGCGAGCTGTTGTTCTTCGCCCGTAACGAGCGCGACGAGTGGCAGGTGGCTGGCCGCTTCGAGCAGGCCTATTCCAGCGAAGACCTGATCGAGGCGGCGCGCCAAGGCAGCGTGACGCTGGTCAAGCCGCGCTACCAGAGCCTGCAGGTCGGCGGAGCGCTCTACGTGCCGCAGCCGCCGGAATATCAGTAA
- a CDS encoding class I SAM-dependent rRNA methyltransferase, translating to MSLPSLRLKANADRRLRAGHLWVYSNEIDVAATPLTGFQAGDQAILEAAGGKALGIVAMSPNNLICARLLSRDVKHILDKSLLVHRLNVCLSLRDRLFDQPFYRLVYGDSDLLPGLVVDRFGDYLVVQLASATMEHHKHDLIEALVQVLKPRGILFKNDSKARDAEGLARYVDTVFGQVPEWVALEENGVKFEAPVIAGQKTGWFYDHRMNRARLAPYVKGKRVLDLFSYIGGWGVQAAAFGASEVFCVDASAFALDGVERNAALNGVAEKLTCVEGDVFEALKELKAAEERFDVVVCDPPAFIKRKKDIKNGEAAYRRLNETAMRLLGKDGILVSASCSMHLEEDHLQNILLTSARHLDRNIQLLERGSQGPDHPVHPAIAETRYIKSLTCRLLPNS from the coding sequence ATGTCCCTGCCCAGCCTGCGCCTCAAAGCCAATGCCGATCGCCGCCTGCGCGCCGGCCATCTGTGGGTCTATAGCAACGAGATCGACGTCGCTGCCACCCCGCTGACCGGCTTCCAGGCCGGTGACCAGGCCATCCTCGAGGCCGCCGGCGGCAAGGCCCTGGGCATCGTCGCGATGAGCCCGAACAACCTGATCTGCGCCCGTCTGCTGTCGCGCGACGTCAAGCACATCCTCGACAAGTCGCTGCTGGTGCACCGCCTCAACGTCTGCCTGTCGCTGCGCGATCGCCTGTTCGACCAGCCGTTCTACCGCCTGGTGTACGGCGACTCCGACCTGCTGCCGGGCCTGGTGGTCGACCGTTTCGGCGACTACCTGGTGGTGCAGCTGGCCTCTGCCACCATGGAGCACCACAAGCACGACCTGATCGAAGCCCTGGTGCAGGTGCTCAAGCCACGCGGCATCCTGTTCAAGAACGACTCCAAGGCGCGCGATGCCGAAGGCCTGGCGCGCTATGTCGACACCGTGTTCGGCCAGGTGCCGGAGTGGGTCGCCCTGGAAGAGAACGGCGTGAAGTTCGAAGCCCCGGTGATCGCCGGGCAGAAGACCGGCTGGTTCTACGACCACCGCATGAACCGCGCGCGCCTGGCGCCCTACGTCAAGGGCAAGCGGGTGCTCGACCTGTTCAGCTATATCGGCGGCTGGGGCGTGCAGGCCGCGGCGTTCGGCGCCAGCGAAGTGTTCTGCGTGGACGCCTCGGCCTTCGCCCTCGACGGCGTCGAGCGCAATGCCGCGCTGAACGGCGTGGCCGAGAAGCTCACCTGTGTCGAAGGCGACGTATTCGAGGCACTCAAGGAACTGAAAGCCGCCGAAGAGCGCTTCGATGTGGTGGTCTGCGATCCGCCCGCCTTCATCAAGCGCAAGAAAGACATCAAGAATGGCGAGGCCGCCTACCGCCGCCTCAACGAAACCGCCATGCGCCTGCTCGGCAAGGACGGCATCCTGGTCAGCGCCAGCTGCTCCATGCACCTGGAAGAGGATCACCTGCAAAACATCCTGCTGACCAGCGCGCGCCACCTCGACCGCAATATCCAACTGCTCGAGCGCGGCAGCCAGGGCCCGGATCACCCGGTGCATCCGGCCATCGCCGAGACCCGCTACATCAAGAGCCTGACCTGCCGCCTGCTGCCCAACAGCTAA
- a CDS encoding HDOD domain-containing protein produces MAQDLSAEQIQQVLQGISVPPQPQIMVDLQMEQFLPNPDLKTIARLISQDPGLSGALLKIVNSPFFGLANRIASIQQAVNLLGCNSVINLINAQSIKGEMSDETIVTLNRFWDTAQDVAMTCLTLAKRIGYQAPDEAYTLGLFHNCGIPLMLKRFPDYMTVLEEAYFNAGSERRVVDTENRLLNTNHAVVGYFTAKSWNLPLHLCEAIANHHNALSFFEDDTGRDAQLKTLMAILKMAEHICASYRVLGNQSEDHEWNSIQQQVLEYVGLTEYDFQTLKENIHDLGAG; encoded by the coding sequence ATGGCCCAAGACCTTTCCGCCGAACAGATCCAGCAAGTGTTGCAGGGCATCAGTGTGCCGCCGCAGCCGCAAATCATGGTCGATCTGCAGATGGAGCAGTTCCTGCCCAACCCGGACCTGAAGACTATCGCCCGATTGATCAGTCAGGACCCGGGCCTGTCCGGTGCGCTGCTGAAAATCGTCAACTCGCCATTCTTCGGCCTGGCCAACCGCATTGCCTCGATCCAGCAGGCGGTCAACCTGCTCGGCTGCAACTCGGTGATCAACCTGATCAATGCCCAGTCGATCAAGGGCGAGATGAGCGATGAAACCATCGTCACCCTCAACCGCTTCTGGGACACCGCCCAGGATGTGGCCATGACCTGCCTGACCCTGGCCAAGCGCATCGGCTACCAGGCGCCGGACGAGGCCTACACCCTCGGCCTGTTCCACAATTGCGGCATCCCGCTGATGCTCAAGCGCTTCCCGGATTACATGACGGTGCTGGAAGAGGCGTACTTCAATGCCGGCAGCGAGCGGCGCGTGGTCGATACCGAGAATCGCCTGCTCAACACCAACCACGCGGTGGTCGGCTACTTCACCGCCAAGTCGTGGAACCTGCCGCTGCACCTGTGCGAGGCGATTGCCAACCACCACAACGCGCTGTCGTTCTTCGAGGACGACACCGGTCGCGATGCCCAGCTGAAAACCCTGATGGCCATCCTCAAGATGGCCGAGCACATCTGCGCCAGCTACCGGGTGCTGGGCAACCAGAGCGAAGACCATGAGTGGAACAGTATCCAGCAGCAGGTGCTGGAGTATGTCGGCCTGACCGAGTACGACTTCCAGACGCTCAAGGAAAATATCCACGATCTGGGTGCCGGTTAA
- the mutM gene encoding bifunctional DNA-formamidopyrimidine glycosylase/DNA-(apurinic or apyrimidinic site) lyase, with the protein MPELPEVETTRRGIAPFLEGQRVSRVVVRERRLRWPIPEDLDVRLSGQRIECVERRAKYLLIQAESGTLIGHLGMSGSLRLVPVGTPVAKHEHVDIELESGLALRYTDPRRFGALLWSSDPLKHELLLRLGPEPLTGLFDGERLYQLSRGRSMAVKPFIMDNAVVVGVGNIYASEALFAAGIDPRREAGTISRARYVKLAEAIKRILAHAIERGGTTLRDFVGGDGQPGYFQQELFVYGRGGEFCKQCGSTLREVKLGQRASVYCPKCQR; encoded by the coding sequence ATGCCTGAACTCCCTGAAGTCGAAACTACCCGTCGCGGTATCGCGCCCTTTCTCGAGGGGCAGCGCGTCAGCCGCGTGGTCGTGCGCGAGCGTCGCCTGCGCTGGCCGATCCCCGAAGACCTCGACGTGCGCCTGTCCGGGCAGCGCATCGAATGCGTCGAGCGGCGCGCCAAGTACCTGCTGATCCAGGCCGAGAGCGGCACCCTGATCGGTCACCTGGGCATGTCCGGCAGCCTGCGCCTGGTCCCGGTGGGAACGCCGGTGGCCAAGCACGAGCATGTCGATATCGAACTGGAGTCGGGCCTGGCGCTGCGCTACACCGACCCACGGCGCTTCGGCGCGCTGCTCTGGAGCAGCGACCCACTCAAGCATGAATTGCTGCTCAGGCTCGGCCCGGAGCCGCTCACCGGGCTGTTCGATGGCGAGCGCCTGTACCAGCTGTCACGCGGGCGCTCGATGGCGGTCAAGCCGTTCATCATGGATAACGCGGTGGTGGTGGGCGTCGGCAACATCTACGCCTCCGAGGCGCTGTTTGCCGCCGGCATCGACCCGCGCCGCGAGGCCGGGACGATTTCCCGGGCGCGTTATGTGAAGCTGGCCGAAGCGATCAAGCGCATCCTCGCCCATGCCATCGAGCGTGGCGGCACCACCCTGCGTGACTTCGTCGGTGGTGATGGTCAGCCGGGCTATTTCCAGCAGGAACTGTTCGTCTACGGGCGTGGCGGCGAGTTCTGCAAGCAGTGTGGCAGCACGTTGCGTGAGGTCAAACTGGGACAGCGGGCCAGCGTGTATTGCCCGAAGTGCCAGCGCTAA
- a CDS encoding lysophospholipid acyltransferase family protein yields MDGNYLPANPFAEWLGRSVLKLMGWRIEGQMPALDKFVVIGAHHTSNWDFVIFIAVKFVLRLNARWFGKHSIFIWPFSGLLKAWGGIPILRHLRLNMVEQAVQGFRDHREFILVLSPEGTRKKVQRWRMGFYHIACGAGVPIVPGALDYGNRRVVIGAPFQPTGDTEADIKVLLAFFRPYEPKKPEYAFHGD; encoded by the coding sequence ATGGACGGCAATTATCTGCCGGCCAATCCGTTCGCGGAGTGGCTGGGGCGTAGCGTGTTGAAGCTGATGGGCTGGCGTATCGAGGGGCAGATGCCGGCGCTGGACAAGTTCGTGGTGATTGGTGCCCATCACACCTCGAACTGGGATTTCGTGATTTTCATCGCCGTGAAGTTCGTCCTGCGCCTGAATGCACGCTGGTTCGGCAAACACAGCATCTTTATCTGGCCCTTCAGCGGGCTGCTGAAAGCCTGGGGCGGCATCCCGATCCTGCGCCATCTGCGCTTGAACATGGTCGAGCAGGCGGTCCAGGGCTTCCGCGACCACCGCGAGTTCATCCTGGTGCTGTCGCCGGAAGGCACGCGCAAGAAAGTGCAGCGCTGGCGCATGGGCTTCTACCATATCGCCTGCGGGGCCGGCGTCCCCATCGTTCCCGGTGCGCTGGACTATGGTAATCGGCGGGTGGTGATCGGCGCGCCGTTTCAGCCGACCGGCGATACCGAGGCGGACATCAAGGTCTTGCTGGCCTTTTTTCGTCCCTATGAGCCGAAAAAGCCGGAATACGCATTCCACGGCGATTGA
- a CDS encoding multidrug transporter: MNLFRTSAAVLALTTGLLALPAQAEVVQQNTSGDPTYTLEAPKGYAMAGDLLVARPLLIGATVIGAGLFLVSLPFTAAGGNIGEAGQALVVEPGMAAFVRCLGCTESGYKKD; the protein is encoded by the coding sequence ATGAATCTGTTTCGCACCTCCGCCGCTGTGTTGGCTTTGACCACTGGCCTGCTGGCACTGCCGGCCCAGGCGGAAGTGGTCCAGCAGAATACCAGCGGTGACCCGACCTATACCCTCGAGGCACCCAAAGGCTATGCCATGGCCGGCGACCTGCTCGTTGCCCGTCCGCTGCTAATCGGCGCCACCGTGATCGGTGCCGGCCTGTTCCTGGTCAGCCTGCCGTTCACTGCTGCCGGTGGCAATATCGGCGAAGCCGGCCAGGCGCTGGTGGTCGAGCCGGGCATGGCGGCTTTCGTGCGTTGCCTGGGCTGCACCGAGAGCGGTTACAAGAAGGACTGA